The genomic region CCCTGGAGTAGGTAAAAAAACAGCTTCACAAATTATTTTAGATTTGAAGGGTAAATTATCCGATCTTTTAGATGGCTCTGAACTGGACGTAAGCGAAGGATTAAATAGTCATGCTGATACATACATTAGTGAAGCCGAAGAAGCACTGCAAGGATTAGGGTATTCAACTCGTGAAGTAACGAAAATAATGCCACAACTAAAAGCAACTAATTATACAAGCACAGAAGAGGTACTTCGAGTTGCATTTAAATTATTACTTAAAGGATAGGAAGGAGGGTAAGTATGACGGATGATTATCGCGTGATGTCAAGTGATATAAGCGACGATGGTGAAGAAGTCATTGAATTAAGTTTGCGCCCACAAACTTTAAGTGAGTATATCGGCCAAAAAAAGGTAACGGACGAGCTTAAAATATATATTGAAGCAGCAAGGTTCCGGAACGAAGCCCTCGATCACGTTCTTTTATATGGACCACCAGGACTCGGGAAAACCACATTAGCGCGTGTAATCGCGAATGAGATGGGTGTGAATATTCATACAACGAGTGGCCCAGCAATCGAAAAGCCAGGGGATTTAATGGTTTTATTGAATGAATTAGAAGCCGGAGACATTTTTTTTATCGATGAAATCCATCGTTTGCCGCGTATTGTAGAAGAAATTCTTTATTCGGCTATGGAAGACTACTTCGTAGATATTATTGTGGGACAAGATGCAACTGCCCGCCCTGTTCACTTTTCTTTGCCACCTTTCACCTTAGTAGGCGCAACTACTAAAGCCGGAAGCCTTTCGGCGCCATTACGAGCCCGTTTTGGTATTGTTTTGCGAATGGACT from Jeotgalibaca dankookensis harbors:
- the ruvB gene encoding Holliday junction branch migration DNA helicase RuvB; translation: MTDDYRVMSSDISDDGEEVIELSLRPQTLSEYIGQKKVTDELKIYIEAARFRNEALDHVLLYGPPGLGKTTLARVIANEMGVNIHTTSGPAIEKPGDLMVLLNELEAGDIFFIDEIHRLPRIVEEILYSAMEDYFVDIIVGQDATARPVHFSLPPFTLVGATTKAGSLSAPLRARFGIVLRMDFYDEKDLEKIVVRTANVLNSNIEKDGAIEIARRSRGTPRIANRLLRRVRDYTQVYADGIISNIMADKALTLLRVDQKGLDAVDRQILTTMIEHYQGGPVGISSIAATIGEDRDTIEDMYEPYLLQIGFLRRTQRGRMVTASAYEHLGYQIPKNI